One Silene latifolia isolate original U9 population chromosome 4, ASM4854445v1, whole genome shotgun sequence DNA segment encodes these proteins:
- the LOC141651568 gene encoding uncharacterized protein LOC141651568, giving the protein MNAMKSNIYFNGVSSSVKADILLVSGFLEGHTPFKYLGVPIVSGRLSMKNCVVLIDNVTARIKIFGARKLSYSGRLILVNYVLTTLHSHWATIFVILRGVLRRIDSICRNYLWDGSTEYLRSPLVIWEKVCTPKCEGGLGIRNSFYWNAAAIGKLAWWVYSKPDSLRVKWVSHIYLKGHDWSTYSPKPDVSWSWKTICKIKDTFLMGYSAGHWTYNLAGYTISSGYHWIRQPQPLVTLYNAIWNTWCVPKHTFINWLIAKEVLQLKSKLFLLGISHDDKCLICDSAAETHSHLFQYCTYTMKILGMISAFLNIRLPTQNTLMWVQAKPWARLKKKVTNAWIQALYYYMWRQRNQVRIEGMLTHSDRVFHEIRCIMKTRSFFWNQYAKTSREKAWLTSISS; this is encoded by the coding sequence ATGAATGCTATGAAGTCCAATATATACTTTAATGGAGTCTCTAGTTCTGTAAAGGCTGACATTCTTCTGGTTTCAGGCTTTCTTGAAGGGCATACTCCATTTAAATATTTGGGTGTTCCCATTGTCTCTGGCAGGCTCTCTATGAAGAATTGTGTTGTGCTCATTGATAACGTTACTGCTAGAATTAAAATTTTTGGTGCCAGGAAATTATCCTACAGTGGCAGGCTCATCCTTGTTAATTATGTGCTGACCACTTTGCATAGCCACTGGGCCACTATTTTTGTGATTCTCAGAGGTGTCCTACGAAGGATTGATTCAATTTGTAGAAACTACCTGTGGGATGGCTCTACTGAATACCTAAGATCACCTCTAGTCATCTGGGAAAAGGTTTGTACCCCAAAGTGTGAAGGAGGACTTGGAATCAGGAATAGCTTCTATTGGAATGCAGCTGCCATTGGCAAGCTGGCTTGGTGGGTATATTCTAAACCAGACAGTCTTAGGGTGAAGTGGGTGAGCCATATTTACCTCAAAGGGCATGACTGGTCCACCTACTCACCTAAACCAGATGTCTCCTGGAGTTGGAAGACAATCTGCAAGATCAAAGACACTTTTCTTATGGGTTATTCTGCTGGTCATTGGACTTATAATCTTGCTGGATATACAATTTCAAGTGGATATCATTGGATCAGGCAACCACAACCACTAGTTACCTTGTATAATGCTATCTGGAACACCTGGTGTGTGCCTAAGCACACATTCATCAACTGGCTGATTGCAAAAGAGGTCCTTCAACTAAAATCAAAGCTTTTCCTTTTGGGCATAAGTCATGATGATAAATGTTTGATCTGTGATAGTGCTGCTGAAACCCattctcatctttttcagtaCTGCACCTACACTATGAAGATACTGGGCATGATCAGTGCCTTCCTGAACATCAGATTACCTACTCAGAATACTTTGATGTGGGTTCAAGCTAAGCCTTGGGCAAGATTGAAGAAAAAGGTAACCAATGCCTGGATTCAGGCCTTGTACTATTATATGTGGCGACAAAGGAATCAAGTTAGAATTGAAGGAATGCTCACACATTCTGATAGAGTATTCCATGAAATTAGATGTATTATGAAAACTCGTTCTTTTTTCTGGAATCAGTATGCAAAAACGAGTAGAGAGAAAGCATGGCTCACCTCAATTAGCTCCTAA
- the LOC141651567 gene encoding uncharacterized protein LOC141651567 → MVYAFNDIVDRKSLWAELNSFADNISAPWLVCGDFNCALSPTERLGGRTSIEEMEYFQASIDYCALMDSPAVGYYYTWNNKQDPSTRLDRVLVNHEWLQGRNDAYANFYNEGLFDHSPCIIQDSMSTFEGRKSFKYFNMWSEVDEFLPCIQHHWCIRWKGTKMFKVVMKLKILKKPLKYLNKFLFADVENSTVHAWKILDALQSELKLNPIDPH, encoded by the coding sequence ATGGTTTATGCTTTTAATGATATTGTTGATAGGAAATCCCTTTGGGCTGAATTAAATTCTTTTGCTGATAATATCTCTGCCCCTTGGCTTGTATGTGGTGATTTTAACTGCGCGTTAAGTCCTACTGAGAGGCTGGGTGGTCGCACTAGCATTGAAGAAATGGAATATTTCCAAGCCTCTATAGATTATTGTGCTCTAATGGATAGCCCTGCTGTTGGTTATTATTACACTTGGAACAACAAACAAGACCCCTCCACTAGGTTGGATAGAGTTTTAGTGAATCATGAGTGGCTCCAAGGTAGGAATGATGCTTATGCAAATTTCTATAATGAAGGTTTATTTGATCATTCCCCATGCATTATCCAAGACTCAATGTCTACCTTTGAGGGTCGGAAGAGTTTTAAATATTTCAACATGTGGAGTGAAGTAGATGAATTTCTCCCTTGCATTCAACATCACTGGTGTATTAGATGGAAAGGAACCAAAATGTTTAAGGTTGTAATGAAATTAAAAATCTTGAAAAAACCTCTCAAATACCTTAACAAGTTTCTCTTTGCTGATGTAGAGAATAGCACAGTGCATGCTTGGAAAATTCTTGATGCTCTGCAGAGTGAACTAAAACTAAATCCAATTGATCCACACTGA